The nucleotide sequence CACAATTCATCAGCATAGACACTGTCAAGCAAATTGAACtgtgataaaaaaatatcattcttacaTGGTCTACCTAGGTGACAGATGACTGATGAAtacatcaccaaatttttttatTGTGTCCATTGAGTTATAAAACAAGAAATATCAAGTTAATCTCTAGTGCATTCAAGAGATCTAGAAGTAAGTGCATTGATCTATAAGTTGAAGTGTGAGCAAATGCCTTGTTCCAAATATCATGATGCTCGATATCCCAATTTGTTTCCACCATGCTTCAGGTTTGACTTTATAAATAGTGGTTACACATGAGATCCAGATGATCGATGAAGCACATTAGAATATGTTGCTACTTGAGTAACTAACAAGGCCATAGTTTGTAACTGCAAAATTATGTGCATATCAAGCTATTTGATACAAAAAATACAATTTAAACAATGACCCACTCCAATTTATTGTGACACATTTTCAGCAAACAAACTTTCCAAAAATCTTGCTTGGAATGGAAATGATAAACACAAAAGTTTGAAGTATTACTTATTGGGAGATCTCAATGAGGATGAAACAATTGATCTCATTTATTATAGGAGTGCAATATTGACACTTCATTTGCGGACGGTAACTCTGAAGAGTGGACCATTGTATTGTTATGAGGCAATTCACACTTAAATTGGACTAGAGTCtaaccaaaccatatctgaccaaGAAATGGCCATATGGGGTTATTCAGCTCTGTAGAAGGCTACACAAGTTAGCTAACCCTATTTCTGTTAGGGCCGCCAATGTCAATGCTCATGACTTGGGATCAGATCTGGCTGCTGACTTGATGGCTAACAATGCCTATTTTGACGTAATGGATCGGATGGATTTGGAAAGGCTTTAAATGGACTCCTAAACCAATTAAGCAAACTTTCAAGCCCAGTTACAACAGGACTGCAGAGTCCTAATCCCAGTAGGAGTGCATTGAAGAAGACAAGAACGACTAGGAATGCTTCTTCTAGCCCAAAAAGGAGACAAGATAGAGTGGCTCTGTAGTTAGATCACAGGTTTTAAGGTAATAGCAGCCCCTCAAAGGGATATATAGATGCTTGTAAGGCCTTAAGGTCTATGCTTGGATGATATTACtacttttattatgataaagttACTTCATTTCATAGTCTAGACTTTTCGTTGATAGCTCTGGAAGGCTTTTCATTTTCAATCTAGAGAAATTCTTTTAAAACGGCATTATAATAGTTGGCAACTAAAATCATGGAAATTCTTTTAAGATCAACAATATATTTCACCCAGGTACAGCAAATTTCCTTGGTTGGAACTTCGAACTGTTTACCAGTTCTTAAAAGTTCCTAACTACAGATTTTCAAGCAACTAATTTTTCAAATCAAACCTGTTTCTGAAGTGTCTTCGTCACATATTTGCCTTTCTTTCCCATCTTTCCTTTGCATCAAGGCTGCCAAAAAGAAAGTGACCCTTAAGTAATTTCCTAGCAGATATAAAGAAGTTgctattagaaaaatattaaagATGAAATGATTTAAAAGGGATGGATGTCATATCTGCTTTATAAGAGTGGATGTAGGATCCAAGTTTAGCAGAACAATTTTACTTCACAAGAACTCAGGAATCCCGAGTGACAGCACTTAGGAAGTTATTTGGCAAAATGAAGAAAGCCAAAAGTGAATTTTGTTGTCCATGCAATTGTTtataagaatgcaaataattttagatTAGTAAGAAAAATGAGAAATATGAAATACATCAAGGATGGCACAGCATGAAGCACACTATTTTTCGTTGATGAAATTATAGTGTTTTGttaagaacagaaaaaaaaaaatttatatatatatatatcaaataccTTTTTGACGTAGGCAACATACAAACGGAaactaacaacaataataaatctAATTTGCAAGCTGTTGACTACTTTTATTTAAATATGGGAATATATCCCAGACTTTCGGGCATTAACAACATATAAATGCCGGTAATCAACAATTATTAAATCTAACTTACAAGCAGATGACCAAAACAATTTCATAAAGTGCTTCATATAAAATATGTAATGTGTAATATGAGTTGATGAAAGatgaaatataaattatgaaataatacaaTGTGTAGGATATCAATGTTGAGAAATAATCAAACATCACAAACATGGATATACAAGTCATACAACAATGGTAACAGGAAATAAATGCTTAAGGCTTCAGGTAGTTATAGAAAAAATGATACCCCCAGTGtaactttcttcttttatttgacACCAAAGTGGGAGCTCTCTGATCCTGATTAAATGAAGAGAACACAATTACTTTCCCAACAATTTAGAAGTGAAGTTTCCTTAAGAAATACAAATTCTGGATGTGTTCGTTCTTTAAACAAACTAAACACCAGCAATTTTTTCTAAATGAGTTAAGTAAAAAAATATGAGATGTTGCTTACACACAAAATTAACAGCACCATAGTAAATCATCAAGGATTGTATGTCCTCTTCAAGTTTCAAAAATTCAAATCCATTCATGCACATAGGGAAGGGTATATAATTTTGCCAGAATCAATGCTGTTAGCTGTATGTGTAAGAGTCATGTCTGTgctgattttatatattttctgcaCACTGATTTTTGTGCAGCCGAAAAAAAATAAGACAAGTTTTGTTAAAACAGAAAGAAAAGGTCAAATATGTACAAAGAGAAAAAAATCACAATGATTGGCAAAGAAAACTGGCAGAAGCATTTTTATTCGATTATAAAAGCAtatggttaattttttttttaattttcacggTCCAGATCCTTTTAAAGAAATCTTGTTTCAGACTCGAATAATAATTTACATTAATACCAAAATTTTCTACCTTTCAAGGCTAGAGATGTGAGAGCAGTAGACCAGAACTAAGAAGTCTCCATGACTATTGCATATTATTGCTAATCAACAGAAGCAACAGCAGTTTTTGACATACCAAACCAGACCTTTGCTCTAATGGAGAAACACTTGAACTGCCATCAGCACTACTTGCTGAAGAATTTGTGCTGTTCTTGACATCAGTGTCCTCCTCACATATCTTTCCGCGCCTCTGAGAGCTCCCTGAAGGGATTAAAAATCACGAATCAACAAATTACTACGACAGCAGAAGATCCAAGAATACAATAAGGTACCTTTCAATCTCGtcacctcttctttttctttgagtTGCAAGCGCTTCTTGTGTAATTCCTGCCCCATGTGTCAATCAGAATCTACAGAGCATGAAAAAGCTACAGCTATCTCGAGACCGACCAACAATGACAAGCACCACCCATGGGAGCGGGAGCGATTCTCGCGAAGGGCCCAAGAAATCTACGGCGACTCGAGGaccaggaagaggaggagaagaggatcgTCACCTTGAGCTTGTCGAGCTGTGCTTGCGTGGCCTTGGAAGGCCTGAAGTTGGGTTGGAAGAGCGGTGTACAGGCCAATGCCGCCTCCCTCCTCGCGTCCTCCGCCTGGTCGTCGCCGGCCATGCCGCTGCTGCACTCCGGATGCGATCGATCGAAGGAACCCTCTTTTACGTTTGTTGGTTGGTTCGGTGTCATATGGGCCGGACCGGAATTGAGTCCCCCAACGGCCCACATAATTCAGACCGAGCCGTACGGATAAACCCAATGCATGGATATAACTCACAAGTTATTATCATAACCTCATATTAACACGAGaaacagtctctctctctctctctctctctctctcattcatcgACTGTAAAGCACTCATTCTCCACACACAACAGAGCCCTTTCCCTGAACTCCAAGTAAGCTTTTTTAGGGTTCCCCACCACAGATTTCCATGTTCCATTAAAATCCCGACCTCTCCAACAGCTCTCCATGTGACTTCTCGACCATTTTGagcttcccttccttttgagcaCCGTCT is from Musa acuminata AAA Group cultivar baxijiao chromosome BXJ3-8, Cavendish_Baxijiao_AAA, whole genome shotgun sequence and encodes:
- the LOC103995755 gene encoding uncharacterized protein LOC103995755 isoform X1, which codes for MWAVGGLNSGPAHMTPNQPTNVKEGSFDRSHPECSSGMAGDDQAEDARREAALACTPLFQPNFRPSKATQAQLDKLKELHKKRLQLKEKEEVTRLKGSSQRRGKICEEDTDVKNSTNSSASSADGSSSVSPLEQRIRELPLWCQIKEESYTGALMQRKDGKERQICDEDTSETGLKALVRLITTNNNCLMIQG
- the LOC103995755 gene encoding uncharacterized protein LOC103995755 isoform X2 codes for the protein MWAVGGLNSGPAHMTPNQPTNVKEGSFDRSHPECSSGMAGDDQAEDARREAALACTPLFQPNFRPSKATQAQLDKLKELHKKRLQLKEKEEVTRLKGSSQRRGKICEEDTDVKNSTNSSASSADGSSSVSPLEQRIRELPLWCQIKEESYTGALMQRKDGKERQICDEDTSETV
- the LOC103995755 gene encoding uncharacterized protein LOC103995755 isoform X3 is translated as MWAVGGLNSGPAHMTPNQPTNVKEGSFDRSHPECSSGMAGDDQAEDARREAALACTPLFQPNFRPSKATQAQLDKLKELHKKRLQLKEKEEVTRLKGSSQRRGKICEEDTDVKNSTNSSASSADGSSSVSPLEQRSGLDQRAPTLVSNKRRKLHWGLDAKERWERKANM